The genomic interval AGGACAAAAAAAATAAAATAGCCGGAGAAGATGTTTTTAAGCTCTATGATACATTTGGTTTTCCTTATGAATTGACCAGAAAAGTTGCTCAGGAGAATGGATTTGAAATAGATTTAGATGGTTTCGATCAAGCTTTAGATGAACAGAGAGAGAGGTCTAAATCTTTTAGTCAAATGAAAAATGAGATATTTTCAAAAGATAAGGAATTATTAAGAGAGGTGACTCTTACAGATTTTATTGGCTATAAAGATAGTGTTTGTGAATCTCAGGTAATAGCAATACTTAATACAAGCTTGAATGAATCTTTTACTGAAGTAGATAGCGGTGAGGCGGTGATATTGGCCGCTAAGACGCCATTTTACGGCAAAGGAGGAGGTCAGGTTGCAGATAAGGGAGAGTTGAGCTCTAAAGATTTTATGGCAGAGGTATTTGATGTCAAGAATGTAGATGATAGAGTGCTGCATTTCGTAAAAATAGTTAAGGGAAAGATTAAAAACAAAAGCAAAGTCTCTCTTAAGATAGATAAAAAGCAGAGATTGGCTATAGCACGTAACCATACTGCAACTCACCTTCTTCAGGCGGTGCTAAGAGAGGTGCTTGGAGTTCATGTTCAGCAGGCAGGTTCTTATGTTGGGCCTCGTAAGCTAAGGTTCGATTTCAATCATTTTAAACCATTGTCTGATGAAGAGATTGAAGAGGTTGAAGATAGAGTTAATGAATATATATTAGCTAATTTAAAAGTTAATACAAAATGTGTTTCTTCTGAGCAGGCAAAAAAAGAGGGTGCAATAGCTTTATTCAACGAGAAGTACGGTGACGAGGTTAGGATTATAGATATATCAGGAATGAGTAAGGAGCTTTGCGGGGGGACACATGTTGATTATACCGGAGATATTGGACTCTTTAAAATAATTTCAGAGTCTTCTTCTTCAAGCGGCATTAGAAGGGTGGAAGCAATAACAGCTAGAGAAGCTCTGGTTTATTTTAAAACAAAAGAATCGACATTGAAGCAAATACTGAGCCTATTAACAGCGGCTGAATCTGAAGTCGTTAAAGAGGTGGAGGGTTTAATAAAAGAAGCCTGTCTATCACAAGAGCATAGTAAGAATTTAAAAAAGAGAAATATCAATAAAGAGGCTGAGGAATTAATAGCTCAGGCTGAGAAGATAAAAGATATATTATTTATAGCCAGAGAGGTAGGCGGGGAGATTGATTACATCTCTCAGCTATCGGATAAAATTAAAACCAAGTCTAAGAATGATATGATTATTATGTTATACTCTTTTATTGATGGAGAGGTTAAACTTGTTTTAAGTTTGACTAAGGGTTTAACTCATAAAGGTTTTGATGCCAGAGTGATGTTTGGTAAAATTTCTGTTTTGATAGGTGGCGGCGGCGGCGGTAGAGCAGAATTTGTTAAAGCCGGAGGAAAAAATACCTCCAGAATAAAAGAAGCAATAGACTCAATAAGAAAGGAAATTGGAGATAATTTATGAGATCTATTGGTTTATCAAGTAAGGAATTTGAAAGACTCTGCAATAGAAGCTTTAATAAAAATCAGAGGTTAAAGAATACGGTAGAGAGTATTATCTTTGAAATTAGTAACCATGGAGATAGAGCACTGCTGCAGTATACAAGAAAGTTTGATAAGGTTATTATAAAGCAGAGAAGCATTAAGGTTGCAGAGTCTGAGATAAGTGCAGCTTTTCAGAATATAAGCCCTTCTTTTGTCACCCATATCAAGCAGTCCATAAACAACATTACAAAGTTCCATCAACAGCAGAGCCTAAAGTCTTTCAGAATTAAAACAGAAGAGGGAGCTATCTTAGGAGAAGAAGTTCAGCCCCTTGAGAAGGTAGGTGTATATGTTCCTGGAGGTACTGCTCCTTTGGTCTCAACTATTCTAATGACTGTTCTCCCGGCTAGAGTTGCTCAAGTTAAAGATATATATCTTGCTTCTCCTCCGCAGCGGGATGGCTATATAAATCCATATATACTTGTGGTTGCGAGCCTGCTTAAAGTTAAAAATATTTTTAAGATGGGCGGAGCCCAGGCTATAGCTGCTTTTGCCTTTGGAACAAAGACGGTAGCAAAGGTAGATAAGATAGTTGGCCCTGGTAATAAATATGTAACGGAGGCTAAGAGGCAGCTCTATGGCTATGTTGATATCGATACTCTTGCTGGACCGAGTGAAGTTGTTGTTATAGCATCTAAGTTTACTAAGGGTGATTATGTCGTTCAGGATTTGAAAGCTCAAGCAGAGCACAAAGACGGTGTTGCTATATTGATAACCCCTAGCAAGGCTTTGGCAAATTACGTAAAGGATAAAGTCTCAAAGGGGTACTTGATAAAAGTTAAGAATTTAGATCAGGCTATAGATATTGCAAATAAGATTGCACCAGAACATCTTGAGCTTCTTGTTCAGAGGCCTCATAGGTTGGTCAAAAAGATAAAAAATGCAGGGGCTGTATTTTTAGGCCCTTATAGCCCTACAGCTGTAGGTGATTATATTGCCGGACCCTCGCACGTATTACCGACTTACGGAACAGCCAGGTTTTTTTCGGGACTTTCGGTGAGAGATTTTTTGAAAACGCAATCCATTATAAATTATTCTAAAAAGGCATTGGAGAAATATTATCCGACTTTAGAGCTTTTATCTGAGATAGAAGGCCTTAAAGAGCATTTAAATTCTGTAAAAGTGAGGTTATCATGAGGTTTATCTTTAGAAATAAGAAAAAGAAACGGTTATCCAGAATTGAGAGAAAGACAAAAGAGACTAATATAAAGATAACTTTAAGTTTAGATGGCAGCGGCAGGTACCATATTGACACCGGGATAGGTTTTTTAAACCATATGTTAGAACTCTTTGCTTTCCATAGTAAGTTTGATTTGGATTTAAAAGCAAAAGGAGATTTAGACGTAGATATTCATCACACAAATGAAGATATCGGTCTAACTCTTGGCGGGGCTTTCAGTGAGGCACTTGGAGATAAGAGCCGGATAAAGAGGTTCGGATTTTACGCTCCTATGGATGAAGCGCTAGTGAGAGTTGTTCTGGATATCTCAAGTAGACCTTCCCTGAATATCAAGACTGACGTTGAATTAAAAGGTGTAGATGGATATACATATTTTGATTTTAAACATTTTTTAGAAGGTTTTGCTCAAAAATCCGGACTCAATCTACATGTTGATGTTTTTAAAGGAGAGAGTATGCACCATATATTTGAAGCCGTCTTCAAAGCTTTGGCGAAAGCATTAAAAGAAGCTGTTAAGATTGATTCTGATTCCAGCGGTATACCTTCCACAAAAGGGAAGCTATAAGTGCTATTAATACCTGCTATAGATATAAGAGATTCTAAAGTTGTGCGATTAAGGAAGGGCGATTTCACCCAGAGCAGGATATATTCTGACAACCCTTTAAATGTTGCCTGGAATTACAAAAAGGCTTTTATACCCAGAGTGCATATTGTTGATCTGGATGCAGCTTTGGAAGGGAACTCATTTAATAAAGAGATAATAAAGAGGATTGTATCTGAAGTCGGTTTAGAAGTAGAGCTTGGAGGTGGGATAAGAGATGAAGATACGATAGTTGATTATCTTAATACAGGGATAAAACATCTTATAGTAGGAACAGAAGCCTACAGAGATACTAGTTGGTTTAAAAAGATGCTATCTAAATATTCTCAGTACCTTATTTTGGGGCTGGATCTTTTTGAGCAAAAGATAAAGATAACCGGCTGGACTGAGACTGCAGAATCTGATACAAAGAGCTTAGTTTCAGATTTTATAGATTCCGGACTTAAGAGTTTAATCTATACGGATATATCAAGAGATGGAACTTTGGAAGGAATAGATATAGAGTCTTTGAGAGAGTTTCTGGATAGCATTAAAGGTTTAAACTTGAATATAATTGTTTCCGGCGGCGTTAGCGGCATGGAAGATATAATTAATTTATCGACTGTGGAAGATTCAAGGGTAGAGGGCCTGATAGTAGGCAAAGCTTTGTATGAAGGAAGAATAAGTTTAGAAGATTTAAAAGGAGGATTTTATGAGTAGGAGGTCTATATTCAATGACTTAAAGTTGAATAAACAAGAGTTGATACCGGCCATAGTTCAGGATTATAAAAGCGGCGATGTTTTAATGGTGGCTTATATGAATGGTGAGTCTATTAAAAGGACGCTGGAAGATGGAAAAGCTTGTTTTTACAGCCGTTCTCGTCAGAAACTCTGGTTAAAAGGCGAGACATCCGGAAATTTTCAAGTTATTCGCGAGATCTACCTTGATTGCGATAACGATACTATACTACTTAAAGTTGACCAGATTGGAAAAGGGGCATGTCATACCGGAAGATGGAGCTGTTTTTATAAAGAGGTTGATTTAAAAAGCGGTGATTTTGAGGATGAAGATAACACCTGATTATCCGGGTTTTAAAAAGCTGATCAAAAAAGGGAATCTTATTCCTGTGTATAGCGAGGTTCTCTCTGATGGGGATACTCCTTTCTCTCTCCTTGAGAGGTTTAAAAAAGAGAATCACTCTGTTTTGCTAGAATCTATAACTGGTGGAGAACATATAGCCCGCTACTCTTTTGTGGGGGTCTCGCCTGTCAAAGTCATAAAGTCTAAGGGTGATATGATGGAGATATTATCTGGAGGCAAAAAGAAGACCATTAAGATAAAGACGGATGTTTTAGACGAAATTAAGAATGAACTTTCACGTTATAAATATGTTTTTTTAAAGGAATTACCTCGTTTCTCAGGCGGTTTCGTAGGTTATTTCTCTTATAATTTGGTGAAGTATTTTGAAAATATTCCTCAAAACAATCCGGATAGGCTATCTCTCTATGATGTTTTTCTTATGGAGATTAGAGATCTCTATATCTTTGATCACATAAAACAGAGGTTAATACTCTTAACCCATGCATATATTGAAGAAGGTGATTTAAAAAGTTCCTATAAAAAGGCTCTCTTTAGATTAGAAAAGATGCATAAGGTGCTCCTTAAGAATACTAAAACGTCAGGGCCTCAAGTATTAAAAAGTAATATCAAAGAAGGAAAATTCAGGTCTAATTTCAAAAAAGAGGATTTTTTAGGTAGCATTAGTGAGATTAAGAAGTATATAAAAAAAGGTGATATTATTCAGGCT from Candidatus Kaelpia imicola carries:
- the alaS gene encoding alanine--tRNA ligase gives rise to the protein MKTDDIRSKFLEFFKAKGHRVFSSDTLVPSGDKTVLFTSAGMNQFKPYFLGIKKGVKRAASSQKCLRTDDLEKVGKSPSHHTFFEMLGSFSFGDYFKEDAIGWAWEFIVKIIKIPKDKLWVSVYEKDDESLNIWINKINFPQKRIVKLAADKNFWPANAIKEGPNGLCGPCSEIFYDLGKKYGCSKDSCNPECDCGRFVEIWNLVFTQFNRKEKDGEGFLDPLPAKNIDTGMGLERVASVLQGVDTNFKTDIFAPIVKEIDSQIKNSKNRSDLDVYAIADHIRAVTFAIAEGVLPSNEERGYVVRKIIRKAVWHGYKMGLKELFLYKLIEVVYSVMKTAYPELEERREYISSVVKSEEERFQNTVDSGLMRLNDLMEKLKKDKKNKIAGEDVFKLYDTFGFPYELTRKVAQENGFEIDLDGFDQALDEQRERSKSFSQMKNEIFSKDKELLREVTLTDFIGYKDSVCESQVIAILNTSLNESFTEVDSGEAVILAAKTPFYGKGGGQVADKGELSSKDFMAEVFDVKNVDDRVLHFVKIVKGKIKNKSKVSLKIDKKQRLAIARNHTATHLLQAVLREVLGVHVQQAGSYVGPRKLRFDFNHFKPLSDEEIEEVEDRVNEYILANLKVNTKCVSSEQAKKEGAIALFNEKYGDEVRIIDISGMSKELCGGTHVDYTGDIGLFKIISESSSSSGIRRVEAITAREALVYFKTKESTLKQILSLLTAAESEVVKEVEGLIKEACLSQEHSKNLKKRNINKEAEELIAQAEKIKDILFIAREVGGEIDYISQLSDKIKTKSKNDMIIMLYSFIDGEVKLVLSLTKGLTHKGFDARVMFGKISVLIGGGGGGRAEFVKAGGKNTSRIKEAIDSIRKEIGDNL
- the hisD gene encoding histidinol dehydrogenase → MRSIGLSSKEFERLCNRSFNKNQRLKNTVESIIFEISNHGDRALLQYTRKFDKVIIKQRSIKVAESEISAAFQNISPSFVTHIKQSINNITKFHQQQSLKSFRIKTEEGAILGEEVQPLEKVGVYVPGGTAPLVSTILMTVLPARVAQVKDIYLASPPQRDGYINPYILVVASLLKVKNIFKMGGAQAIAAFAFGTKTVAKVDKIVGPGNKYVTEAKRQLYGYVDIDTLAGPSEVVVIASKFTKGDYVVQDLKAQAEHKDGVAILITPSKALANYVKDKVSKGYLIKVKNLDQAIDIANKIAPEHLELLVQRPHRLVKKIKNAGAVFLGPYSPTAVGDYIAGPSHVLPTYGTARFFSGLSVRDFLKTQSIINYSKKALEKYYPTLELLSEIEGLKEHLNSVKVRLS
- the hisB gene encoding imidazoleglycerol-phosphate dehydratase HisB, producing the protein MRFIFRNKKKKRLSRIERKTKETNIKITLSLDGSGRYHIDTGIGFLNHMLELFAFHSKFDLDLKAKGDLDVDIHHTNEDIGLTLGGAFSEALGDKSRIKRFGFYAPMDEALVRVVLDISSRPSLNIKTDVELKGVDGYTYFDFKHFLEGFAQKSGLNLHVDVFKGESMHHIFEAVFKALAKALKEAVKIDSDSSGIPSTKGKL
- the hisA gene encoding 1-(5-phosphoribosyl)-5-[(5-phosphoribosylamino)methylideneamino]imidazole-4-carboxamide isomerase, giving the protein MLLIPAIDIRDSKVVRLRKGDFTQSRIYSDNPLNVAWNYKKAFIPRVHIVDLDAALEGNSFNKEIIKRIVSEVGLEVELGGGIRDEDTIVDYLNTGIKHLIVGTEAYRDTSWFKKMLSKYSQYLILGLDLFEQKIKITGWTETAESDTKSLVSDFIDSGLKSLIYTDISRDGTLEGIDIESLREFLDSIKGLNLNIIVSGGVSGMEDIINLSTVEDSRVEGLIVGKALYEGRISLEDLKGGFYE
- the hisI gene encoding phosphoribosyl-AMP cyclohydrolase, which encodes MSRRSIFNDLKLNKQELIPAIVQDYKSGDVLMVAYMNGESIKRTLEDGKACFYSRSRQKLWLKGETSGNFQVIREIYLDCDNDTILLKVDQIGKGACHTGRWSCFYKEVDLKSGDFEDEDNT
- the trpE gene encoding anthranilate synthase component I gives rise to the protein MKITPDYPGFKKLIKKGNLIPVYSEVLSDGDTPFSLLERFKKENHSVLLESITGGEHIARYSFVGVSPVKVIKSKGDMMEILSGGKKKTIKIKTDVLDEIKNELSRYKYVFLKELPRFSGGFVGYFSYNLVKYFENIPQNNPDRLSLYDVFLMEIRDLYIFDHIKQRLILLTHAYIEEGDLKSSYKKALFRLEKMHKVLLKNTKTSGPQVLKSNIKEGKFRSNFKKEDFLGSISEIKKYIKKGDIIQAVLSQRFNRKSKVEDSQIYRWLRFINPSPYMFYLRCGNHSLIGSSPEVFVRCEDNIAELRPIAGTRKRGRDESEDLSLQKELLSDEKERAEHIMLLDLGRNDLGRVCKYGTIEVKEKMVIEKYSHVMHIVSDVTGRLRRDKDMFDLIRAAFPAGTVSGAPKIRAMEIIDELESESRGPYAGAVGYFSYSGNMDTCITIRTIIKKGDSVYIQAGAGIVADSVPECEYQETINKARALNKAVDLAEAAGS